A single Xylella taiwanensis DNA region contains:
- a CDS encoding DUF1631 domain-containing protein: MLAESLSKTSSLHANMALSPRAHVLLQGVLNCCLDGLGSALMNTLIELEQDLFQLAERARSTQEQVELYAEMKRLRDRRESFVPCFCEGLVRAFVELKMPREDMVVPPPMATPALTLVENSDIDRDILLHDIARRESVRHVDALQLLGQRLAVLAAMPAFKPEQMPLGPHVLCRILRDCGETLGLNLNAQLTLYRAFECKGMESYGHVLECANRLLDQAGILPGLVYLPYMARSRHVSGNPASTVTFSTDWPTATMTPSWSQVTPQHVSFAPLPIFADQQVPLPAGPGVSNITNGSGVDIEVGTDTAFPVGIDLNQRSDALQAHMPTFVPLPPGIHLNRQCSAMSSAFHGYTSSHVVTFPSGTDMRYSGASQARTPLPLSASHLPNTNLNQLLSALQTRTSATPPRGAAWRSLSELRQQVLTSLRAQYGPEAALSAQDENVFELIDVLYSEIEREVRGSSPAADLLTRLQVPVVRAALQDPRFFVRDQHPARELLNAVAESGATWLGEEEVDPQLLQRLKSAVDKVLHEYQGDEAVFVQAYQDIQAGYRAQARKAEVTERRYIEAARGKERLELAKRRATETIDRLCALAPPPRFVMTLLRQAWLDVLTLSLLRQGEESPQWQEREALTERICAITRTPAGGASDVVLGEHIEHALRQVGYRNEEASAIARRLSTPGGEDELISRTELTARLKRHTRLGEQVEPAPLQDTMPPRNTVEETCYAQLRTLPFGTWFEFVINQQGDVRRQRLCWYSPVTDHALLVNPRGQKTSEHTLDTLARLFANGQIRIVTEEDERLIDRAWSATLRTLRQLVGVRDTLEEVPA, from the coding sequence ATGTTGGCAGAATCGCTCAGCAAAACTTCCAGCTTACACGCCAATATGGCGTTGTCCCCCCGTGCTCATGTGCTGTTGCAGGGTGTGCTGAATTGCTGCCTGGATGGTTTGGGTTCAGCATTGATGAACACTTTAATCGAGCTAGAGCAGGATTTGTTCCAGCTTGCTGAGCGCGCGCGCAGTACTCAAGAACAGGTTGAGCTGTATGCTGAGATGAAACGCCTGCGTGACCGTAGAGAAAGCTTCGTGCCTTGCTTCTGCGAAGGGTTGGTGCGTGCCTTTGTCGAACTGAAAATGCCACGTGAAGATATGGTAGTACCGCCGCCTATGGCGACTCCTGCGCTGACCCTAGTTGAAAACAGCGACATTGACAGGGATATCTTGCTACATGACATTGCGCGCCGCGAGAGCGTACGCCACGTGGATGCACTCCAGCTGCTTGGCCAGCGTTTGGCGGTATTGGCAGCAATGCCGGCATTCAAGCCCGAGCAGATGCCCTTGGGACCACATGTGCTATGCCGAATCTTGCGCGACTGTGGAGAGACGTTGGGATTGAACCTGAACGCACAATTGACACTGTACCGCGCTTTCGAATGTAAGGGCATGGAAAGCTACGGTCACGTGCTTGAGTGTGCTAACCGTTTGCTTGATCAAGCTGGTATCTTGCCCGGATTGGTTTATCTGCCCTACATGGCGCGTTCACGCCATGTGTCCGGCAATCCTGCCAGCACGGTGACGTTCTCGACTGACTGGCCCACCGCGACGATGACTCCAAGTTGGAGCCAGGTCACCCCGCAGCACGTAAGTTTCGCACCGCTGCCTATATTTGCCGATCAGCAGGTCCCGCTGCCAGCTGGACCCGGGGTTTCCAATATCACGAATGGATCTGGTGTCGATATTGAAGTGGGGACCGATACAGCATTCCCAGTGGGCATTGATCTGAACCAGAGGTCTGATGCGTTACAGGCCCATATGCCGACTTTCGTACCTCTTCCACCAGGGATTCATCTCAACCGGCAGTGTAGTGCGATGTCGAGTGCTTTTCATGGGTACACGAGTAGCCATGTCGTCACGTTTCCGTCTGGCACAGACATGAGATATTCAGGTGCGTCTCAGGCCCGGACACCGCTGCCCTTGTCTGCATCGCATCTGCCAAACACGAACTTGAATCAGTTGCTCAGCGCGTTACAGACTCGTACGTCTGCCACTCCTCCGCGAGGCGCTGCTTGGCGCAGTTTGAGTGAGCTACGTCAGCAAGTGCTGACCAGCCTGCGTGCCCAATATGGGCCGGAGGCTGCGTTGTCGGCACAGGATGAGAATGTTTTCGAACTGATTGACGTGCTGTACAGCGAGATTGAACGCGAGGTACGTGGCAGCAGCCCTGCTGCGGATTTGCTGACCCGGTTGCAGGTGCCCGTAGTGCGTGCGGCATTGCAGGATCCCAGGTTCTTCGTCCGCGATCAGCATCCAGCACGCGAGCTCCTCAATGCTGTTGCCGAATCCGGTGCCACTTGGCTCGGCGAGGAAGAGGTCGATCCGCAATTGCTGCAACGGCTCAAAAGCGCCGTGGACAAGGTGCTGCATGAATATCAGGGCGACGAAGCGGTGTTCGTTCAAGCGTACCAGGACATCCAGGCCGGCTATCGTGCACAGGCGCGTAAGGCAGAGGTCACTGAGCGTCGCTATATCGAGGCCGCACGTGGTAAAGAGCGGTTGGAGCTGGCTAAGCGCCGTGCCACTGAAACCATTGATCGGTTGTGTGCCCTCGCTCCGCCGCCCCGTTTTGTGATGACTCTGTTGCGTCAGGCATGGTTAGACGTATTGACACTGAGCTTGTTGCGCCAAGGAGAGGAGTCGCCGCAATGGCAGGAACGTGAAGCATTGACCGAGCGGATCTGTGCGATCACTCGCACCCCAGCCGGCGGTGCAAGTGATGTGGTGTTGGGCGAGCACATCGAGCACGCGTTGCGCCAAGTCGGTTATCGCAATGAGGAGGCCAGTGCGATCGCACGCCGTTTATCTACACCAGGCGGTGAGGACGAATTGATCTCCCGCACCGAATTGACCGCTCGACTGAAGCGTCACACTAGGCTTGGTGAGCAGGTTGAACCAGCACCCTTGCAGGACACTATGCCGCCCCGCAACACTGTTGAGGAGACGTGTTATGCACAGTTACGCACACTGCCGTTTGGTACCTGGTTTGAATTTGTGATTAACCAGCAAGGCGACGTGCGTCGCCAGCGCTTGTGTTGGTACAGCCCAGTCACAGACCACGCGTTGCTCGTCAACCCGCGTGGGCAAAAGACTAGCGAACATACGCTGGACACGCTAGCACGGCTGTTCGCAAACGGTCAGATACGTATCGTCACTGAAGAGGATGAGCGGCTTATTGACCGTGCGTGGAGTGCAACCCTGCGCACGCTGCGTCAACTAGTTGGTGTGCGAGATACTCTCGAAGAAGTCCCTGCATGA